The genomic stretch GGCCGTGCGGGCCGCGTCGAGGTAGCCGAAGAGGCCGCCCGCGTTGTCGCCGTTGACCGCGCCCGCGTTGCTGAGATTGGAGACCGTGCCGCTCCCCGAGAGGTAACCGAAGATGCCGCCCGCGTAGGCGCTCCCGCCCGAGGCGGTGACGGTGCCGGCGGCGTTGTTCGTGAGGCTCGAGAGAGCGCCGTTGGAATCGACGTAACCGGCGAGGCCGCCGGCGTAACCGCCCGTCCCGGAGATGACGCCCGAATTCGACCCGGTGACCGTGGAGGTACCGGTCAGGTAACCGACGAGGCCGCCCGCCGTCCCGCCGCTGACGCTCGCGTTGTTCGAGCCGGAGACGCTCGTCGTCCCCGCGGCGACGCCGACGAGGCCGCCCGCGTTGCTGCTCGCCCCGGAGGTGCTGGTGACGGTGTTCGTGCTCCCGCTGAAGCTGACGCCGCTGATCTTCGCCGAATCGGCGTAACCGATCAGGCCGCCGATGTTGACCGTACCCGTCGTCGCCGTCGAGGTGACCGAGATGTTCTGGAGGGTAACGTTCGAGACGGTGCCGCCCTGGACGTAACCGAAGAAGCCGAGGTAGTTGCTTCCGTTGCCGCCGCTCACGACGATGTTGCTGATCGTCTTGGAATTGCCGTCGAAGATGCCGGTGAAGGGCGTCGTGCTGCTCCCGATGGGAGTCCACGAGGCCGAGGCGAGGTCGATCGACTGGTTGAGGGAGTAATTCGCGGCGGCCGCGCCGCTGGCGTTCGCGTTGATCGCGGTGGCGGCGGCGGTGAGGTCGGACGCCGTGTTCACCAGCATGTAGGCGGTGAGGCTTCCGGCGCCGGCGTTTGAATAGCTGGTGATCGGAGAGGCGTAGCTGACAGGGTCGTAGTAGATCGTGACTTTTCCCGCCCAGTTGATCGTCCCGTTGTTCGTCACCGTGCCGCCGCCGCCGAGGGCGTTGCCGACGGCGAGGGTCGAGGCGGAAGTCGAGGTGGCCGGGGACGGGAGGTTCGCGCCATAGGCCATGCTGTCGGCCCGGAGGGTGAGCGTGCCGGAGCCCGTGTTCGCGATAGTGATGCCGGTGTTGATCGTGATCGCCCCCTGCGCGGCGAAGATGAGATTGGCCCCTGTGTTGAGGGTGAAGCTGTCCGCAATGACGATGCCGCCGAAGTCGTTCGCGTTCAACTGGTAGTCCTTCGTCTGGACAGTGAGAGTTCCATTCGTTCCCAGGGAGTTCTGGATCGTCTCCCAGGAGAGGACCGTCTTGCCCGAGGTGCTGGCGCTGCCGGAGGTGCTGTAGATCGTGAGATCGGACGGATCGAGGAGGAGCGAACCGGCCACGCCCTTCGGGGCGAGGGTGTTCACGGTGCCCTCGAAGTCGAAGCCGGTGACGCCGGAGACCTCGACCGCGCCGCCGTTGCCGCCGTTCGGGCCGCCCCGCGCCGTGATGGCCCCCGAGAAAGCCGTCCTTCCGTCGGCCCAGACGACGACGGTGCCGCCGTCGCCGCTGTCGGTCGCGTCGGCATGGATCACCGCCCCGGCGTCGATCGTCGTGTTCGTCGCGTTCTCGAGGGTGGCGTCCTCGCCCTGCGCACCGCCGCCGATCTTCGCCGTCCCGCCGCCGTTCGCGCCGCTGACGTCGACGACCGAGGTCGAGGCGAGGTGGACGTCGTGGCCGGTGATCGAGACCTCGCCGCCCTTCGTCCCGTTCGTCGCGATGATCGTCCCGCTGTTCTGCGCCGTCCCGCCCGAGGCGGTGATGCGGACCCGGCCGCCGACGCTCGAAACGCCGGTGGCGCGGATGAGGCCGGTGTTGTTCACCGCGAGGCTGTAGATGTTCCCATTGGCGACGAGTTCGGCCTTCAGGGCCGCGATCGTCCCGGTGTTCTCGACGCCGATGCCGTCCCGGGCGCCGGTGTCGTAGCGGACCGAGACGCGGTTGTCGCCGCCCTCGGCGAGGGTCACCTGGGTCCCGGCGGCGAGGCCGACGGTCCCGTTCGGTGCCTTGAGGACGCCGCCGTTCGAGACATGCTTCGCGATGAGGAAGATATCGCCGCCGTTGGCGGTGATGGTGCCGAGGTTGACGATGGTTGCGTTCGAGTTCCCGGCGTAGGTGCCCGCCGAGGGGGAACCGCTGACGAGATCGAGGGTCGACGCGGTGAAGCTCTGCGTGTTGACGACGCCGCCCGGCCCGATGAGGACGCCGTTCGGGTTGATGAGGATGATGTTGCCGTTCGAGCTGAGGGTCCCGTAGATGTTCGAGACGTTGCCGCCGGTCACCTTGTTCAACACCGTGCTGCTGCTATTGGGCTGGTTGAAATTCGTCGTGAACCCGGCGCCGATCGAGAAATCGGTCCACCCCATCACCGTCTGGGCGGTCGTCGTCGTGACGTTCATCGTGTTGCCGCTGGTGCTGATCGTCCCCGCGCCCGCCTGAAAGGTCCCGCCCGTCGGCAGATCGGTGGCATGGGAGGAACTGGGAGCCGCGAGGACCCCGACCAGCGCGAGCTGGAGCATCGCCGCGTAGCGGCGGAAACCGGCGTGCGAGAAGACCCGAACCGATGAAGCGTCCCTTTTCGTCATAATATCCCTTTTATCAATTAGATGAGCTGCGATACGACCTGCGTATTTGTACTTATTGAGCCCAGATTCCCAGAGTACAGTCAAAGAATGCTATTCCAGTAAACAACCCGATTCATCCAATTTGAAAAACA from Verrucomicrobium sp. GAS474 encodes the following:
- a CDS encoding filamentous hemagglutinin N-terminal domain-containing protein; its protein translation is MTKRDASSVRVFSHAGFRRYAAMLQLALVGVLAAPSSSHATDLPTGGTFQAGAGTISTSGNTMNVTTTTAQTVMGWTDFSIGAGFTTNFNQPNSSSTVLNKVTGGNVSNIYGTLSSNGNIILINPNGVLIGPGGVVNTQSFTASTLDLVSGSPSAGTYAGNSNATIVNLGTITANGGDIFLIAKHVSNGGVLKAPNGTVGLAAGTQVTLAEGGDNRVSVRYDTGARDGIGVENTGTIAALKAELVANGNIYSLAVNNTGLIRATGVSSVGGRVRITASGGTAQNSGTIIATNGTKGGEVSITGHDVHLASTSVVDVSGANGGGTAKIGGGAQGEDATLENATNTTIDAGAVIHADATDSGDGGTVVVWADGRTAFSGAITARGGPNGGNGGAVEVSGVTGFDFEGTVNTLAPKGVAGSLLLDPSDLTIYSTSGSASTSGKTVLSWETIQNSLGTNGTLTVQTKDYQLNANDFGGIVIADSFTLNTGANLIFAAQGAITINTGITIANTGSGTLTLRADSMAYGANLPSPATSTSASTLAVGNALGGGGTVTNNGTINWAGKVTIYYDPVSYASPITSYSNAGAGSLTAYMLVNTASDLTAAATAINANASGAAAANYSLNQSIDLASASWTPIGSSTTPFTGIFDGNSKTISNIVVSGGNGSNYLGFFGYVQGGTVSNVTLQNISVTSTATTGTVNIGGLIGYADSAKISGVSFSGSTNTVTSTSGASSNAGGLVGVAAGTTSVSGSNNASVSGGTAGGLVGYLTGTSTVTGSNSGVISGTGGYAGGLAGYVDSNGALSSLTNNAAGTVTASGGSAYAGGIFGYLSGSGTVSNLSNAGAVNGDNAGGLFGYLDAARTATHGVNSGAVTGTLVAGGLAAIAANGSTITNSYNTGTVSGAGMVGGVVGDLHGTINYTYNSGLIQITTGQTGNYLGGLVGTLESDGLIENSFNAGTLRSTSGSSSWGTATYAGALVGNNLSVNTSLTTTTISSSGSSSSTTSTDTTGAVSLGSTTSTSAGTTTTTTTTAYAGIWTSYYGSGSYSTGGISSSIGTSSSVSGATAGDSGYSGTFASDSSSSSWYSTTTNWTSSAWQSSTVWNLTGTGLPTFIVSGGGGGGGGSGNHALSGDPNATANANKAALSSAQSNSAGIGTAVYVDGIGVVVLPTVALQPQAPVQGGNGTASAIGSSTAGLGGDGGTPHSLAFTPVDTGDQGNRQYAPIFDSPTLPGALQHVRPISTTSNEGVSFGHPTFGGTHSTMSYTDPNH